The genomic stretch CAAGGGTCGTCCCGAAGAACGGTGACGCGTGCTTCTTGATGATGAGCAGCTCGTCCGGCCGGCGCTCCAGGCGGGGGTCGAGCTCGACCTGCTCCGATCCCTCGACGAGCTGGAGATTGGCGGGGATCTTGTGGCGCCACACGCCGGTGTCCGCCAGCCCGGCGTCGTAGCGCACCGTCGCGAAGATGACGGGCAGCGCCCGCCGGCGGGCGACCGCGAGAAGCTCTCGGACGGCGGCGATCTGCGGTTCCGCATCGGCGCCGAGCGGGAAGCGCGGATCGACGAAACCGCGCTGCATGTCCACGACGATGATCGCCGGGCGCCGGCCGAAGCCCATCTCCGCGCCCATCCCGCGCTCGCGCAGCTCCGCCAGCATCGCCTCGTACTCCGTGGTCGCGCTCCAGCTCATGACCGGTCCCTCCGGGCCCGCTCGCACGGCGGCGCGGGCACCGTCAGACGCCGTGGGAGCTGAGCGGCGTGCCGCCGACCCCCCAGCGGCTCGACGGCACCGGCTCCAGCACCACCGAGACGGACTCGACGGGCACGGGCAGGTGCGTGAGCACCGCCGCCGTGATGTCGCGGATCAGCGCCTCCTCCGTGGCGTCGTCGGACTTCGCCGCGTAGCGCACGTGGACGAACGGCATGGGAGACCTCCTGCGTCAGCGGGACCATTCGATCCTCAGGCTCTTGAGCGTCTGGACGGTCATGGTCGGGACGTACTCGAGGCGCTGGTCGGGGACCGTCAGGCCGGGAAGATGGCCGTAGACCTCGCGCATCGCGACCTGGGCCTCGAGGCGGGCGAGCGGCGCGCCGAGGCAGAAGTGGCGGCCCTTGCCGAACGCGAGGTGATCGGTGGCGTTGGGCCGGTGGACGTCGAACCGCAGCGGGTCGTCGAACTTCGCGGGATCCGTGTTCGCCCCGGTCGTGTTGACGACGATGATCGACCCCCTCGGGATCTTGACGCCGCTCAGCTCCACGTCGCGCGTCGTGATCCGCAGGAGGTGCGGTCCGGTGGAGCGCCGCCGCAGCCCCTCCTCGACGACCCCCTCCCACAGCGACCCGTCGCGCTTGACCTCCTCGAGCTGGTCGGGATCGTGGTCGAGGAACTGGACGAGGTTGCCCATGAGGTTCGCGGTCGTGTCGTTGCCGGCCGCGACCAGCTCGATCAGATGGGTCTTGATGGTGTCGTCGTCCATGGTCCACTCGCCCTCGGGCGTGCGGCTGTTGGACAGGACGGTGAGGAAGTCCTCGCGCGGCGCGGCCCGGCGGTCGGCGACGACCTCGCCGAAGTAGTCCCACGCATCGGCGAGCCGCGTGTAGCGCTCCGTCGCCTCCGCCTCGCTCATCGGCCGCGTCGGGGCGTCCGGCTCGTCCGCCGCGCCGGCCGACATCAGGCTGAACATGTCCTCGGTCCATTGGCGCAGGCGCGGCATGTCCGACGGCGGCAGGCCGAGGACCTGCACGATCACCCGCAGCGACAGCGGGTAGGCGAACTCCTGCATGAAGTCGCAGTGGCCGCGGTCCGCGAACGCGTCGATGAGCTCGGTGGCGAACTCCCGGATCTTCGGCTCGAGCGCGGCGACGATGGGCCGCGTGAACCCGCGCTGGGACGCCTTGCGATCGCGAGTGTGCTGCGGCGGGTCGATGTTGATGTAGTTGACGTTCAGCGGGCGCTCGGGCAGGCGGTCGCGCAGCGCCGCGGGCACGGGTACCGCGCGCAGCGCACGCGACGAGAACGTCTTGGAGTCGGTGAAGACCCACTCGACGTCGTCGTAGCGGGTCACGAACCAACAGCCCAGCGGCTCGTACCAGAACACGGGCGAGTCCCTGTGCGCCCGGCCCAGCATCGGGTCCGGGTCCCGGCTGAAGTCCTGGGAGAACGGATCGAACCCATCGAGCTCCGGCCGCACCTGTGGGGAGGTCGTATCGGTCATCGTGGGTCTCGTCTCCTGGTCGGTGTCGATCGCTCGCCCGGCATCGCGGTCAGTGGAAGCTGTCGCCGCCGTCGACGTTCACGAGTTGGCCCGTCATGAACCCGTTGGCCGGGGCGACGAGGAACGCGACGCACTCCGCGATGTCCTCCGGCCGGCCCCGGCGCCGGATGAGCTGGCTGGGCACCACGAAGCCGAAGAGCTCGTCCGCCCGGGGTCCCAGGTCACGCAGACCCTCCGTGTCGATGAGGCCGGGCGCCACGGCGTTGACCGTGATGCCGTGCTCCGCGAGCTCGCGGGCGGAGCTCCGGGTGAGGCCGATCGCCGCCGCCTTCGACGCGACGTACGCGGGGCCGCCCACGCCGTTGAGGAAGACCGCCGAGGCGAAGTTGACGATCCGGCCGTAGCGCTGGTCGCGCATCGCCGGGAACACCGCCTTGGAGCACAGGAACGCGCTCTCGGTGTTGACGCGCATGATCCGGCGCCAGTCCTCGAGGGTCAGATCGACGAACGGCACGTGGGGATAGATCCCGGCGTTGTTGACGAGCGCGTCGATGCGGCCGAGCTCACCGCGCACCGCCTGCGCGGCCGCCGTCACCGCCGCCTCGTCGGTGACGTCCAGCGCGAACGCCTGCGCGTCCGCGCCGGCGCTGCGCAGCTCGGCCGCCGCCTGCTCGGCGCCGTCGCCGTCGAGGTCCCACACCACCACCCGCATGCCGTCGGCGGCGAGGCGCCGCGCGACCGCCCGCCCGATCCCGCGGGCGGCTCCGGTGACGATGCCGACCTGGCCCTGGAACGGCCGGGCGTAGGCGTCGTGTGCGGTCGTCGGCTGCATCGGCTCCTAGCCCTCGGCTCCGTCGACGCTCGCGAAGCGCTCGGAGGTGAACTGCCGCAGGGCGTCCAGGAAGCCCTCGAGGTTGGCGTGCGGGACGAGGTGCCCCGCGCCGGCCACGTCGACCACCGGGATGTCGGGCCGCAGCGCGCCCAGCTCCCGCGCGTCCTCCTCGGTGACGACGGCGCTCTCGGCGCCGCGGACGAGCACCGCCGGCGCCGTGATCTGCGCGTAGATCTCGTGGAAGTCCTCGTCGTGGAAGCCGCGGTGCGTCGCCTCGATGGCGCCGAGGTCGCAGCTGCGCAGCCACCGGATGCGGTCGATCACCGCGTCGTCGCTGACGAGGTTCGGCTCGAGCCGGCGGAACTCCGCGATCGAGGGCTCGGGGGCTTGGGCGATCTCGAAGAAGCCCTTGTACATGCCGAGGGGGTGGGGGTACGGCGCACGACCGGGTCCGCTCAGGGGCGGATCGACGAGGACGAGCCCGCCGGCGGCGCCCGGAGCCGCGAGGTCGAACGCCGCCGCGATGCGGGCCCCCATCGAGTGGCCGACGAGGATCGGCGCCTGCAGTCGCAGCCGCTCGACGACGCCCACGAGGTCCGCGGCGTAGTCGTCCAGCGAGAACCCGGACGCCGGATGATCGGTCAGGCCGCGGCCGCGCACGTCGACGACGAACGCGCGGACGCCGTCGGGCAGGGCGCGGCCCACGAAGTCCCAGGTGGCCGCTGCCGCCGTCATGCCCGGGATCAGCACGACGTCGATGCCGGCGTCGCCGTCGCCGTACTCGATGACGTGCTGCCAGATCCCGTTGGCGAGCACGAAGTGCGTTGCCTGCTCGGCACCGAACGGCGGCCGGGAGGGGACGTCGAACGTCGCGGTCATCGGTCCACCGCCGGCTCCGGGCCCCGCCCGGCGCGGGCGCCCTCGACCTTCAGCTCGGGCACGACGAACTCGCCGTCGACGAGCACCGGCACGTCGTCGAGGTGGATCGTGCAGTTGCGCATCGGGATGTCGATGTGCACCGGCGTGTCGTTCGTACCGCCGAGCTCCTGGTTCGGGCCCAACGCGAACATGACGTTGCCGTAGAAGGCGCGCGCCTCCTGGCCGTAGCCGGAGACGCTGTTGGCCTTGTGGCACCACCGGGCGTTCTCGTTGCAGCCCCAGCCGATGTGCGAGACCGCGTAGCCACGGTCGTCCTGGAAGCCGACGATGTAGTCGCGCAGGAGGTCGGCGTCGAGACCGCCCTGGAGGTCGACGACGCGCCCGGCGCGGATCTCGAACTCGATCGGCTCCTGCACGTAGCGCCCGAACGGCGCGACGATGATGTCGCCGCGATCGACGACGACCCGGCCGTCGACGCCGTCGTCGTTGCCACCGGTCAGGACGAACCCGGCGGGCCAGTGGTCCCACCGCCCGGGCACGTCCGTGTAGCCGTAGACGCCCATGACCGGGTACTGATCGAGGCGGTAGGTCACGTCGGATCCCGCCGCGTTCGTCATCCGCAGCGTCCTGGCCTTCTCGAGCATGCGCTCGCTGAGCTCGACCCGCCGGCGCTGGTCCTCCGTCGGGAACATGCTCGTGAGCGACGTGATCGGCTCGATGCACATGAGCATCCGTGCGCCGGCCTTGAGGATCTCGAGCTGCTCCTTGGACCAGAGCAGGAAGATCAGGTCGATGACGAGATCCGCGTCCTTGAGGGCGCGCATCGCCGAGTCGTTGCCCGTGAGCGGGTTGATCCCGACGGTCCACACGCCGCTGCCGCTGAGCGCCGACGACGTGTCGCCGAGCCGGATGTTGTACGCGGTCGCGCCGAGGCGCCGCGCCGCGGCGACGAACGCGTCGGCGTAGTCGAGGCGATCCTCGGCCTGTGAGAGGACCACCACCGTCTCGCCCGCCGCGACCTTGCAGAGCTCGAGCTCGCGCTGGCACATGTCCGAGAACTCGGCCCACCTGATCATGCGAGACCTCCTCTCGTCCGGCCGGCGTCGCACCGCTCCCGGGCAGCGGCTCGCGTTCGTCCTGTCGTCATGGGGCGACCTTAGGTGCGCCCTGACGACGTGTCAGTGATCCTTGTCCGTGATCGCGATCGGTGACCGAAGTCACAGCCTCGACGGTGTGACCTGGGTCACCGATCCGGATCACTGACAGGTCCTGGGGGTCCCCGTA from Capillimicrobium parvum encodes the following:
- a CDS encoding isochorismatase family protein, translated to MSWSATTEYEAMLAELRERGMGAEMGFGRRPAIIVVDMQRGFVDPRFPLGADAEPQIAAVRELLAVARRRALPVIFATVRYDAGLADTGVWRHKIPANLQLVEGSEQVELDPRLERRPDELLIIKKHASPFFGTTLAAELTGRGVDTLLIAGFTTSGCVRACAVDASAHGFRPIVVREAVGDRRELPHLASLYDIQVKYGDVVSLERALAYLEAVEAPGAPATIAPLRSQGES
- a CDS encoding tautomerase family protein — translated: MPFVHVRYAAKSDDATEEALIRDITAAVLTHLPVPVESVSVVLEPVPSSRWGVGGTPLSSHGV
- a CDS encoding cytochrome P450, whose product is MTDTTSPQVRPELDGFDPFSQDFSRDPDPMLGRAHRDSPVFWYEPLGCWFVTRYDDVEWVFTDSKTFSSRALRAVPVPAALRDRLPERPLNVNYINIDPPQHTRDRKASQRGFTRPIVAALEPKIREFATELIDAFADRGHCDFMQEFAYPLSLRVIVQVLGLPPSDMPRLRQWTEDMFSLMSAGAADEPDAPTRPMSEAEATERYTRLADAWDYFGEVVADRRAAPREDFLTVLSNSRTPEGEWTMDDDTIKTHLIELVAAGNDTTANLMGNLVQFLDHDPDQLEEVKRDGSLWEGVVEEGLRRRSTGPHLLRITTRDVELSGVKIPRGSIIVVNTTGANTDPAKFDDPLRFDVHRPNATDHLAFGKGRHFCLGAPLARLEAQVAMREVYGHLPGLTVPDQRLEYVPTMTVQTLKSLRIEWSR
- a CDS encoding SDR family NAD(P)-dependent oxidoreductase, whose product is MQPTTAHDAYARPFQGQVGIVTGAARGIGRAVARRLAADGMRVVVWDLDGDGAEQAAAELRSAGADAQAFALDVTDEAAVTAAAQAVRGELGRIDALVNNAGIYPHVPFVDLTLEDWRRIMRVNTESAFLCSKAVFPAMRDQRYGRIVNFASAVFLNGVGGPAYVASKAAAIGLTRSSARELAEHGITVNAVAPGLIDTEGLRDLGPRADELFGFVVPSQLIRRRGRPEDIAECVAFLVAPANGFMTGQLVNVDGGDSFH
- a CDS encoding alpha/beta fold hydrolase, coding for MTATFDVPSRPPFGAEQATHFVLANGIWQHVIEYGDGDAGIDVVLIPGMTAAAATWDFVGRALPDGVRAFVVDVRGRGLTDHPASGFSLDDYAADLVGVVERLRLQAPILVGHSMGARIAAAFDLAAPGAAGGLVLVDPPLSGPGRAPYPHPLGMYKGFFEIAQAPEPSIAEFRRLEPNLVSDDAVIDRIRWLRSCDLGAIEATHRGFHDEDFHEIYAQITAPAVLVRGAESAVVTEEDARELGALRPDIPVVDVAGAGHLVPHANLEGFLDALRQFTSERFASVDGAEG
- a CDS encoding M29 family metallopeptidase produces the protein MIRWAEFSDMCQRELELCKVAAGETVVVLSQAEDRLDYADAFVAAARRLGATAYNIRLGDTSSALSGSGVWTVGINPLTGNDSAMRALKDADLVIDLIFLLWSKEQLEILKAGARMLMCIEPITSLTSMFPTEDQRRRVELSERMLEKARTLRMTNAAGSDVTYRLDQYPVMGVYGYTDVPGRWDHWPAGFVLTGGNDDGVDGRVVVDRGDIIVAPFGRYVQEPIEFEIRAGRVVDLQGGLDADLLRDYIVGFQDDRGYAVSHIGWGCNENARWCHKANSVSGYGQEARAFYGNVMFALGPNQELGGTNDTPVHIDIPMRNCTIHLDDVPVLVDGEFVVPELKVEGARAGRGPEPAVDR